DNA sequence from the Verrucomicrobiota bacterium genome:
CATCCAGCGCTTACATTTTGACCGCATTATCGGGACTGAACCCCACCTCGGCATGATCGTCTTTCGTAACCTCGCCCTCGATCTCTCCCGCAAGCTCATGAATGTGAATGAATCATTGAAACAGTAGTCCGGGGAATTCTACTCCTATCGGGGGAGTTATTACTACAACTGGCTTTCTATTGGGGTAAAGAGAATGGGGTTTGTATTTACGATGGGTTTGTGCTTATAGTATCTGATGCGCATGACCATTTTTATCCTTTTTCTGTTTGTTACTGCATTGGTGACGGAGGATTTACCGCAGCCTGCTGCTCCCGCACCCGCTGCGCCTGCCACTGATACACCCGCCCCACTGACGGATTCATCAAAAGCACCAGGAGCCCCCTCAAAGGAGTTTGAATACAGCCGAGATGAGCGGATGATTAATGAAGACGGGACGGAAAAAGTCATCTGGCGCGAAACCGACGAGCAACGGGCCGACCCCTACGATCCTTATAAACGTTTTAATGGTGACTCTGCCAAAAGCCAAAAAACCCGCGAAAAACAAGTACATCAAGCTTTTCCTGAAGCACGTAAGGAAGAAGCCGAGAAAAAGGCCGCGCGTGCCGCAAGACCTGAAGAAGTAAAACAACGCGAACGTGAACTTTTGAATAAACAACCGGTCCTCCAAGATAAAATCAATCCGACAATCAAAGAGCGCGGATCGATCCCTAAACGTTTTTAAGTATCCCGTTTTGATCTATTGAGACTCGTTTTCAATTTGACTTTCACTCATCCCCCACTGAAGATTGTATCCTGATGAAAGGCGACCGGTTCGACATATTCTATGCAAAGATCGAATTCACCGATCTTTTCCGCCAACGAGTTTATGAGGAGGGGAAGAGTCTTGCTGATTCGATTTTTTGTCTGAAATCGGAATTCCTCAATTATAATATTCTGCTGGTAGATCAAAATTCCCGTTATCCACTCACGGTTTTTCTCAGGCCCGATCTGGAGGCCCGTATGAAAAGGAAAGTCAAGGACTGCTGTGATAAGGCTTGTAACATTTGTATCCTAGGTTGTGCCGACACTCCTTCGGTCGGATTCCTCATCAAGGAACGAGTCAAATCCTATTTCAAAAAAGACAGCCATTTACGGGGGCTCTATCAGGATGAAATCCCCGATACCCTTCATCATCTCAATCTGGAAAGTTTTATCCTCGAAGAAAAGGAGCTAAACATGCTCCTAGCTGGTAGCGGTTTTGAGCAATTTGCACAAGCCAGTGAAAGTCGATTCATCGTTGCCTGAGCCACACCGGCCGTAATTATTTAAGAAGGTCAAAATTCCTTCAACAAAAAGAAAACGACAGTCGGGTTATCGAGACGGTTTAATACACGACCAGAATCCCCCAGGTCACAAGATTCAAGCTTTTGGGCGAGCGGGGGCAATCCCAGATTGTATCGAGATATCGCTCCTTTACTTAAATTGATTACGGAGCTGGGGGGAGATTCCTTTGTAATTATCATCGAGGACTTTAATATTCCAGAAGATCATGCCATTGGGGTTGGGGCCGTTGCTGATTTTGCGGGTCCATTCGACTTGGCGGATGATCTCGGAGGGAGCCCAATTGTGGGGTTTATTCAGGCGGTCCGCAGCGATTCCCGGATAGATGGGGATGCCCCGAGGATTCACCTCCGGGTCGCGCCACCATTTCAGGAGGGCGGAAAAACTCTGGGGGGAATTATCCGCCCAGTAAAGTTGGGGAGCCAGATAATCGACCCAGCCTTCACGGATCCATTTCACCGGGTCGGAGTAAATATCATTATACTGGTCGAGTTCGACTTTAACCGTGTTTGGGAATCCTTTTGTGTATATCCCGAAAGGGCTGACGCCAAATTTTACACCCGGCTTTGTGGCTTTGATCGCTTGGTAAGTTTTTGAGATGAGTTTATTCACATTATCCCGACGCCAATCGGCAAATGTCAGGGAGCCACCACCATTTTTATAATCGTTATAAGTGCCTTTATCCGGATAAGATATGTTCTTTTTACCGACACTGGGATAAGGATAAAAATAATCATCATAATGAATACCATCGAGGTCGTAACGGCTCACAAGGTCCGTGACGACTTTGATAATATGGTTACGAACAGCCTCACTGCCCGGATCCATCCAGATGACATTCTTGTCGCGGTAGGCATAACGGCTGAATTTTTTCGACATATGGTTTGCTGTGCGCTCACCACTTGCATTGGTCGCGGCGCGGTAGGGATTTAGCCATGCATGAACCTCAATATTCCTTTTCTTGGCTTCAGTAATGAGGAATTCCAGCGGGTCATAACCGGGGTGACGGCCTTGGGTTCCTGTCAGGAAACGGCTCCAGGGTTCGATATTGGATTCGTAGAGGGCATCCCCTTCAGGCCTCACTTGGAAGAATACGGCATTAATCCCCAGTTTCTGGGCGGTCTCGAGATATTGGATTAATAGCATTTGTTGTCCGGCTACAGATCTGCTTCCTTCCTTCGGGAAATTAATATTCCAGGCACTGCTGATCCACACGCCACGGAATTCTTTTGATTGAGAGGGAAGGGACAAAACCGCCCCGAGCAAAAGGATAATGATGAGAATTTTTTTCATATTCAGTAGCGGCGAAGTTTCACCGATTCTTCGTATCCGTCAAGCAACAGTTAATGCCTAATGCCTGGCCCCGCAAAATTTCATTGGCCACAGAAGAAAAAGAGACAAGCCGGAACTCGTCAAAAATCCTTATTTGTGACCTCAATGTCCCCGCGATCATTGGTGCTGGGGGCTCTAAACTCACAGGATTATACCGTACCCTTTGTATGGGAAGGGAATAACCATGGGAGCCGAAGCTCCCACTAAGGGATTATTTCAAAAGGGAAATGAGAGTGCTGCCGATTTCAGCAGGTGTCGGGGCCACTTTGATGCCCGCGGCCTCAAGGGCGGCGATTTTATCTTTTGCCGCACCTTTTCCACCGGAAACGATCGCTCCCGCGTGTCCCATACGGCGTCCGGGAGGAGCCGTCACGCCGGCAATGAATCCTGCCACCGGTTTTTTCACGTGGGCTTTGATATATTCAGCGGCTTCTTCTTCCCCCGTGCCCCCGATTTCACCGATCAAAATGATGGCTTCGGTGCCGGGATCATGATTAAAGAGTTCGACAGATTCCTTATGCGAAAGGCCTTTGATCGGGTCTCCCCCGATACCGATACACGTTGATTGACCGTAACCTTGGGCGGTTAATTGCCAAACTGCCTCATAAGTCAGGGTTCCACTACGGGAAATGATTCCGACATTACCGGGTTTGTGAATATAACCGGGCATGATCCCGATTTTACATTGGCCGGGAGTGATGATTCCCGGGCAATTTGGCCCGATTAAAATGCTCTTTTTGCCTTTTAAGATATTTTTGGCCCGCATCATGTCTTGGACAGGAATTCCTTCCGTGATACACACGATGAGTTCGATTCCTGCATCAGCGGCCTCGAGGATCGCGTCAGCGGCAAAGGGAGCCGGGACAAAAATCATGGTGGCATTTGCCCCGGTTTCTTTCCGCGCCTCATAAACGGTGTCAAAAACAGGCACCTTTCCTTCGAAAGTCTCTCCACCACGGCCGGGAGTGACCCCTGCTACGAGATTTGTGCCGTATTCCATGCATGATTTCGCGTGGAATCCACCTGCTTTACCGGTGATTCCCTGGACCAATAACCTGGTATTTTTATCGACGAGTACGCTCATATTATTTCACTCCTGCTGCTTCGACCGCTTTCTTGGCCGCGTCACCGAGATCGTCGGCGGCAATAATCGGTAAATTAGATTCTTTAAGAAGTTTTTTGCCCAGTTCGACATTTGTTCCTTCGAGACGGACAATCAGTGGCACCGGCAAGCTGACTGCTTTGACAGCATTAATGATGCCTTGAGCGATGATATCACATTTCATGATTCCACCGAAAATATTGACCAGAATGGCTTTGACTTTCGGATCGGCGATCAGGATTTTGAAGGCTTCGGTCACCTGTTGTTCATTGGCGCCACCCCCCACATCCAGGAAATTTGCCGGTGTACCGCCATAATATTTAATGATATCCATCGTCGCCATAGCCAGTCCGGCGCCATTGACCAGACATGCGATATTCCCGTCGAGACCGATGTAGTTTAGGCCATATTTTGAGGCCTCGACATCACGGGGATCCTCTTCATCAATATCCCGGTATGCCATGATGTCTTCATGGCGAAACAGGGCGTTATCATCAAAACCAAATTTCGCATCGAGGGCCAACACGTCGTCTTCGAGGGTTTGCACGAGGGGATTGACCTCCACCATCATACAATCGCATTTGATAAAAAGTTTGTAGAGCGCTTCAAAAAGGCGGCAGGCTAAGCGGGAAGATTCACCGGAAAATCCGAGCTGTTTTGCGAGTTTGCGGCATTGGTGGGGGAGGAGTCCTGCGAGGGGATCGATTGTTTGGCGGATGATCAGTTCCGGGGTCGTCTCTGCGACGTGCTCGATATCCATGCCCCCTTGGGTACTGGCTACGATCATCGGACTGGCGGTGGCTGTATCGATCAAAATCGCAAAATAAATCTCACGCTGGATTTTACAGGCTTGCGCGATGAGCACCTTGCGGACTAAACGGCCTTCTTCACCGGTTTGGATGGTTACCAGTGTCTGGCCGAGCATTTTGGCGGCGAGTTCACCAGCTTCCTTCGGGGTCTTGCTGAGATGGACCCCTCCTTTGAACCCGTTTTTAAATGTTCCTTTTCCGCGGCCTCCGGCATGAATTTGCGCCTTCACGACCGTGGTGGGCGAATTCAATTCCTTGGCGATTTTTTCCGCATCATGCGCGGTGAGGGCCACCTGGCCTTTTGGCGTCTTGACTCCAAATTTTTCGAAAAGCTCTTTTGCTTGGTATTCATGAATATTCATATCGTGGAAATCCTAAATAAAGAAGATTAGAATTCCAAAAATGGCTAGTGCGCTAAAAAAAGCAAATGCAAATAAAATAAAATTTTCAACATAGAAGACAAAGGATGATTATACACACGCAAGCAATGGAAGACACGAAACACCTATCGGACCTATGGCCTGGTCAAAACCGGAAAAAAATTGTGCGGTTCAAAATATGACTTGAAGAAAATCACCCGGTAAATGATCCATATCAGGGGCTGTCCAAGAGGCACCTACAGACCGGAGTACAGCAGGTAGATAGGTTGTGGTAATACCAACCCCGAGGATGAGCCCGCCGCTTTGGCTGCTTAAATGCGACTGATCGCATCCTCAAAGACAATACAATCCATATTGGTTAATCCCATTCGCGTCGCGGCTTTCGTAAAGATTTCAGGATCAGGTTTTTTCTTTTTGGTTTGTGAACCAGTCACAATCACATCGAAAGTCGCGGGGGGTGATGCCGATCTGGATCAAATTACCTTGCATTTTGATGTCATCGGCACTGGTGGCCACAGCGAGTTTGAGCCCGTGAGCACAGCATCTCGCGATAAAATCAATGACACCAAGGCTGTGAGAGCAATTTGCCCTGAATCAACTCCAGGTAAATCGCATAAGTTTTAGCTTTGTCGCGAACGATATTGATAGGCACCCCGTATTTTTCCGCCACCCCACCGATAAATCGGTTTTCGCCCGTTCCCACAAAAGGAATAAAGTCACGGTGTTCAGCGCTGACTCCGTAGTTGCGTGCGAACATCTGAGTAGCCGCCTCTTAGATAAACCATTCTGAATCGCAGAGGACACCGTCCATGTCAAAAATAATTCCTTTAATCATCATCGAAAAACAGCTCAGTTTGCATATAGCATGAAAAAACCACCATCCATGGAAAGTAGTTGGAGGAATTTATGCCCCTTTTTCATGAGTTGGGCACCGGTCAGTGGATTGTCCCTGATGCCATTATTCCACTCTACCATGGGATAAAGTTTAGTTGTTTGATCGAGCGGATCGTAGGCTTGTCGGTAGGGATCCACCAAATAAACGGTAATATCACGGTATTTAGGTTCGACTTTTATCTGAGGATCACGGGTAAAGACGGATAGGAATGTCCCGGTCGACCATACTAGGCATTTAAATTCATAACCCTGAT
Encoded proteins:
- the sucC gene encoding ADP-forming succinate--CoA ligase subunit beta yields the protein MNIHEYQAKELFEKFGVKTPKGQVALTAHDAEKIAKELNSPTTVVKAQIHAGGRGKGTFKNGFKGGVHLSKTPKEAGELAAKMLGQTLVTIQTGEEGRLVRKVLIAQACKIQREIYFAILIDTATASPMIVASTQGGMDIEHVAETTPELIIRQTIDPLAGLLPHQCRKLAKQLGFSGESSRLACRLFEALYKLFIKCDCMMVEVNPLVQTLEDDVLALDAKFGFDDNALFRHEDIMAYRDIDEEDPRDVEASKYGLNYIGLDGNIACLVNGAGLAMATMDIIKYYGGTPANFLDVGGGANEQQVTEAFKILIADPKVKAILVNIFGGIMKCDIIAQGIINAVKAVSLPVPLIVRLEGTNVELGKKLLKESNLPIIAADDLGDAAKKAVEAAGVK
- a CDS encoding family 10 glycosylhydrolase; this encodes MKKILIIILLLGAVLSLPSQSKEFRGVWISSAWNINFPKEGSRSVAGQQMLLIQYLETAQKLGINAVFFQVRPEGDALYESNIEPWSRFLTGTQGRHPGYDPLEFLITEAKKRNIEVHAWLNPYRAATNASGERTANHMSKKFSRYAYRDKNVIWMDPGSEAVRNHIIKVVTDLVSRYDLDGIHYDDYFYPYPSVGKKNISYPDKGTYNDYKNGGGSLTFADWRRDNVNKLISKTYQAIKATKPGVKFGVSPFGIYTKGFPNTVKVELDQYNDIYSDPVKWIREGWVDYLAPQLYWADNSPQSFSALLKWWRDPEVNPRGIPIYPGIAADRLNKPHNWAPSEIIRQVEWTRKISNGPNPNGMIFWNIKVLDDNYKGISPQLRNQFK
- the sucD gene encoding succinate--CoA ligase subunit alpha, translated to MSVLVDKNTRLLVQGITGKAGGFHAKSCMEYGTNLVAGVTPGRGGETFEGKVPVFDTVYEARKETGANATMIFVPAPFAADAILEAADAGIELIVCITEGIPVQDMMRAKNILKGKKSILIGPNCPGIITPGQCKIGIMPGYIHKPGNVGIISRSGTLTYEAVWQLTAQGYGQSTCIGIGGDPIKGLSHKESVELFNHDPGTEAIILIGEIGGTGEEEAAEYIKAHVKKPVAGFIAGVTAPPGRRMGHAGAIVSGGKGAAKDKIAALEAAGIKVAPTPAEIGSTLISLLK
- a CDS encoding HAD-IA family hydrolase, translated to MIVTGSQTKKKKPDPEIFTKAATRMGLTNMDCIVFEDAISRI